The nucleotide sequence CCGGTTTCATTGGCAGGCCAAAGTTAATCACGTGGCTAATACGTGGCACATCAATACCGCGAGCTGCTACGTCAGTTGCAACCAAGATCTTGGTATGACCTTTGCGGAGTGACTCAAGACGACGCATACGTACTGCCTGAGGCATGGCACCATGTAAGGCGCTAGCTTCGTAACCATTAGCACGCAAGGTGTCAGCAATTTTTTCGCTTTCAATTTGAGTGCTTGCAAACACAACTGCTTGATCCAAAGAGGCATCAGCCAAAATGTGCTCGAGCAGTTTATGCTTGTGTGACATGCTGTCAGCCCAATGCAGCTTTTGTTCAATGTTCGCGTGCTTCTCGCCAGCATGAGCCAGCTCAATACGCTTAGCATTAGTAGTTAACTCATTAGCTAAAGACATAATCTTTGGCGCAAAAGTTGCAGAGAACATCAAAGTTTGGGTGCGACTAGCGCAACGCTTATCAATTGCCTCGAGATCATCAGCAAATCCCATGTCGAGCATGCGATCGGCTTCGTCAATTACCAGTTGCTTTACATCATCTAGGCGAATTGCTTTGCTGTCTGTCAGATCGAGTAAACGACCAGGAGTTGCAACAACTAACAAGGCGCCTTTCAGTGCTTGGATTTGCTTGCCGTAAGGCATGCCACCCATGACGGTTGCAATGCGAATGCCTTTCATGCCGCGAACTAAGTTCACTGCATCAGCGGCAACTTGTTGAGCTAATTCACGAGTAGGGCAGAGCACTAGTACTTTAGGCTGTGCGCGACCTGGAACAGGTGATCCGTTTGGATTGTCCTCAATGAGTTGATTAATCAAAG is from Polynucleobacter sp. MG-Unter2-18 and encodes:
- a CDS encoding DEAD/DEAH box helicase, whose product is MTFSKETNPTGTEFQNFALAAPLLKNVAELGYTQATEVQAQVIPAALAGGDLLVSSQTGSGKTAAFLLPLINQLIEDNPNGSPVPGRAQPKVLVLCPTRELAQQVAADAVNLVRGMKGIRIATVMGGMPYGKQIQALKGALLVVATPGRLLDLTDSKAIRLDDVKQLVIDEADRMLDMGFADDLEAIDKRCASRTQTLMFSATFAPKIMSLANELTTNAKRIELAHAGEKHANIEQKLHWADSMSHKHKLLEHILADASLDQAVVFASTQIESEKIADTLRANGYEASALHGAMPQAVRMRRLESLRKGHTKILVATDVAARGIDVPRISHVINFGLPMKPEDYTHRIGRTGRAGRNGVAITLVEHRDRAKIRNIERFTQQDIVASVIAGLEPQAKPSFGGGGGRPGGGRSGGGFGGGNRSGGGGGRYGSGARSESRSGGGGGGNRSGNHFESRSGDSRPAGDSRPSGDSRPAGGNRFADSRPTRSGDSRPAGGNRSGDSRPSAGPRFAKPKTGGQRRSFSGN